Proteins from a single region of Nitrospinaceae bacterium:
- a CDS encoding cobyric acid synthase: MPNHALMIQGTGSHVGKSVLAAALCRILRHDGHSVAPFKAQNMSNNAYVCEGGGEIARSQALQAAACGIEPTVDMNPVLLKPATDEGAQVIVQGRAGRTMKAREYETFKASLVPVIQESLARLREEYEFVIIEGAGSPAEINLRETDIANMKTAALADAPVILVGDIDFGGVFAQLIGTMHLLLEQERARVCGFVINKFRGDIDILKPGLEYLEKETGKPVFGTLPYFKDISLPEEDSIGSRSKGAPEKNGRVHIDVIRHPRIANFTDFDALADEPDVSLRYIERPDGLIPDAILIPGTKSTIADLRQLKKAGFAEHIHRCHENGGTIAGICGGFQMMGATLRDPHHVESSADGEAGLGLLPTETIFCEEKQTARVRGTHLESGAEVSGYEIHMGQTSGGQRPAFEITERLGNEVAEMDGASAAGGRLWGTYIHGVFDSAAFREHFINSLCAEKGVSPIAEAKNTDLHENLDRLAEAVRGNLDINAIYDVMASAK; encoded by the coding sequence ATGCCGAATCACGCGCTGATGATTCAGGGGACCGGTTCCCATGTCGGCAAGAGCGTCCTCGCAGCCGCGCTGTGCCGAATTTTGCGGCACGATGGCCACAGCGTCGCCCCCTTCAAGGCCCAAAACATGTCGAACAATGCCTATGTCTGCGAGGGCGGCGGAGAGATTGCCCGCTCCCAGGCGCTTCAGGCCGCCGCCTGCGGAATTGAGCCCACCGTTGACATGAATCCTGTGCTACTTAAACCCGCCACCGACGAGGGCGCACAGGTGATCGTTCAAGGCCGGGCGGGCCGCACGATGAAGGCCAGGGAATACGAAACCTTCAAGGCCTCCCTCGTGCCCGTCATTCAGGAGAGCCTTGCACGCCTTCGCGAAGAATATGAATTTGTCATCATCGAGGGGGCCGGGAGCCCGGCGGAGATCAACCTTCGCGAAACAGATATCGCCAACATGAAGACCGCCGCCCTCGCGGATGCGCCCGTCATCCTCGTCGGCGATATCGACTTTGGCGGCGTTTTCGCGCAGCTGATCGGCACCATGCACCTACTATTAGAGCAAGAACGCGCTCGGGTCTGCGGTTTTGTGATTAATAAGTTCAGGGGCGATATCGACATTCTAAAGCCCGGCCTTGAATACCTCGAAAAAGAAACCGGAAAACCAGTATTCGGCACCCTGCCCTACTTCAAGGATATCAGCCTGCCCGAGGAGGACAGCATCGGCTCCCGAAGCAAAGGGGCGCCCGAGAAAAATGGGCGTGTTCACATCGACGTGATCCGCCACCCTCGAATCGCCAACTTTACGGATTTTGACGCGCTAGCCGATGAGCCCGACGTTTCGCTTCGCTACATTGAGCGCCCTGATGGGCTTATACCCGATGCGATTCTCATTCCGGGCACCAAGAGCACCATCGCTGACCTTCGGCAATTAAAAAAGGCAGGCTTCGCAGAACACATCCATAGGTGTCATGAAAACGGGGGCACGATTGCCGGCATCTGCGGCGGGTTCCAGATGATGGGAGCTACTCTTCGCGATCCGCACCACGTCGAATCGAGCGCCGATGGGGAAGCTGGTCTCGGCCTTTTGCCCACCGAAACGATTTTCTGCGAGGAAAAACAAACAGCCCGGGTGCGGGGCACTCACCTCGAAAGCGGGGCCGAGGTGAGCGGATATGAAATCCACATGGGCCAGACCAGCGGTGGGCAGCGCCCGGCGTTTGAAATCACAGAGCGCCTCGGCAACGAGGTAGCGGAGATGGACGGCGCATCGGCGGCGGGCGGGCGCTTATGGGGAACCTACATCCACGGGGTTTTCGACAGCGCCGCGTTCCGAGAACACTTCATCAATTCGCTTTGTGCCGAAAAGGGCGTCTCTCCTATAGCGGAAGCAAAAAACACAGACCTGCACGAGAACCTCGACCGGCTGGCCGAGGCGGTCAGGGGAAATCTGGACATAAACGCCATTTATGACGTTATGGCGAGTGCGAAATGA
- the cobN gene encoding cobaltochelatase subunit CobN, translated as MEFTQGDIVFITAADTEVLGLALAREKMPNDFARVRAVHLRDLSEPEALEKFATEIVPGARVLVARILGGRAYFPEGFERLARACRENDIPFLALAGGREIDPELSAIGTVPLSAHTSVLEYFVHGGVENYTQLLRFLSDRFSLTGYGYEPAVSTTERGVYETPGLAPLPDDAPVVGVLFYRAHWQSGNLQPIDALATEINRLGCRPRTVYCESLKEADEQGVPLAVREYLMDADVLISTLAFSSPHGLDCPVIQAIMSGSTLPEWQASSAGLSPRDVAMHVALPEFDGRLISVPISFKDEGNLNQTIGAELRRNVPLPDRVEQVARLASSWCTLRRTPNNEKRIAILFNNYPTRNARVGNGVGLDTPESVVRILKSLSDAGYDVGEIPETGDELIFALLAGCTQDDEFQLPENLEATPHKLAPEAYRERFEKIPATRRKEMAAQWGEPPGEYMMAASGMAIPGLRLGNIFIGIQPSRGFGVDTNAIYHSPDLPPTHFYLGYYQWVLETFGAHAVAHVGKHGNLEWLPGKGLGISESCFPEIALGSVPNIYPYIINNPGEGTQAKRRSHALIVDHMIPAMTRAEAYGDLVKLEHLADEYADASVLDPSKCPLISEKIIRLLDESKIYRDLAYEKPPSEDEVEVFIEDFDGYLCEIKESQIRDGLHILGALPDETSLIDLLVSLVRLDQAGVRGLPAAIAEDLGFDHDELAANPAQKVDHPLCRTAGDLIEYFELQAKVAVKENRPAGPRSKKTLAYLNDDIRPRLEQVPDEITNILVGLDGRFVPAGPSGAPTRGMANILPTGRNFYSVDIRAIPSQTACEVGRRAAEGVLEKYLNETGEYPRSIGMVVWGTSNMRTSGDDIGEILHLMGMRPVWQGINRRVIGIEVIPLEELGRPRIDVLVRISGFFRDAFPNVVEMIDEAVQTVAALDEPHEMNFIKANIAEEIAGGKDAKSAAWRVFGSKPGSYGAGLLNLIDERNWTTDKDLADVYVAWGGYAYGLNTPGVEAFGSFRKRLSGVSVAVQNQDNREHDIFDSDDYFQFHGGMIASVRAITGKNPKAYFGDTSKPDRVKVRDLREEVVRVFRSRVVNPKWIESIKKHGYRGAFELAATVDYLFGYDVTAHVIEPHMYEKVTEAYILDEDTRQFLEEKNPWALRGMVERLLEAQERGYWESPPAEIVEQLKQIYLENEAGLEVMD; from the coding sequence ATGGAATTCACGCAGGGCGACATCGTATTCATCACCGCCGCAGACACCGAAGTGCTGGGCCTTGCCCTCGCACGAGAAAAAATGCCAAACGATTTCGCTCGGGTCCGGGCTGTGCACCTTCGCGATCTCTCTGAGCCCGAGGCGCTTGAAAAGTTTGCAACCGAAATCGTTCCCGGCGCACGGGTTCTCGTGGCGCGCATCTTAGGGGGCCGCGCTTATTTCCCCGAGGGTTTCGAGCGCCTGGCGCGTGCCTGCCGCGAAAACGACATCCCCTTCTTGGCGCTGGCCGGGGGGCGCGAGATCGACCCCGAACTTTCCGCCATCGGCACCGTTCCGCTTTCGGCGCACACCTCGGTGCTCGAATATTTTGTCCATGGCGGGGTGGAGAATTACACCCAGCTCCTCCGTTTCCTCTCGGATCGTTTTTCCCTCACCGGCTATGGCTACGAGCCTGCTGTGTCCACCACCGAGCGGGGTGTTTACGAGACGCCGGGGCTCGCGCCCTTGCCGGACGATGCCCCCGTTGTCGGTGTGCTTTTCTACCGGGCCCACTGGCAATCGGGAAACCTTCAGCCCATCGATGCGCTGGCAACCGAAATCAATCGATTGGGCTGCCGCCCCCGCACGGTGTACTGCGAATCGCTCAAGGAGGCGGACGAGCAAGGTGTTCCCCTCGCGGTGCGCGAGTATTTAATGGACGCCGATGTCCTCATCTCCACCCTCGCCTTCAGCTCCCCGCACGGGCTGGACTGCCCGGTGATTCAAGCCATCATGAGCGGATCGACACTTCCCGAATGGCAAGCCTCCAGCGCGGGCCTGAGCCCCCGCGATGTTGCCATGCACGTCGCGCTACCCGAATTCGATGGCCGCCTCATCTCGGTGCCAATCTCTTTCAAAGACGAGGGCAATTTGAATCAAACCATCGGCGCCGAGCTTCGTCGCAACGTGCCGCTCCCCGACAGGGTAGAGCAGGTGGCTCGCCTGGCCTCATCCTGGTGTACCCTTCGGCGCACCCCGAACAACGAAAAACGCATTGCCATTCTCTTCAACAACTACCCGACCCGGAACGCGCGCGTGGGAAACGGGGTGGGGCTCGATACCCCGGAGAGCGTGGTACGCATCCTGAAAAGCCTGAGCGATGCGGGCTACGATGTGGGAGAAATTCCCGAAACCGGCGACGAGCTAATATTTGCGCTCCTTGCCGGGTGCACCCAGGACGATGAATTTCAGTTGCCTGAAAACCTGGAGGCCACACCCCACAAGTTAGCGCCTGAGGCCTACCGAGAAAGATTCGAGAAGATACCCGCTACCCGGCGCAAAGAGATGGCGGCGCAGTGGGGCGAGCCCCCTGGCGAATACATGATGGCAGCTAGCGGCATGGCTATCCCTGGCCTCAGGCTCGGCAACATTTTCATCGGCATCCAGCCCTCGCGCGGCTTCGGGGTGGACACAAACGCCATCTACCACAGCCCCGATCTTCCGCCCACCCATTTTTATCTGGGCTACTACCAATGGGTGCTTGAAACATTTGGCGCCCACGCCGTTGCCCACGTTGGAAAACATGGCAACCTTGAATGGCTGCCCGGAAAGGGCCTCGGCATCAGCGAAAGTTGTTTCCCCGAAATCGCGCTGGGCTCGGTTCCCAACATCTACCCCTACATCATCAACAATCCGGGCGAGGGCACCCAGGCCAAGCGGCGCTCGCACGCCCTCATCGTCGATCACATGATCCCGGCGATGACGCGAGCCGAGGCCTACGGCGATCTCGTGAAACTCGAACACCTGGCGGACGAATACGCCGATGCGAGCGTGCTCGACCCCTCGAAATGCCCGCTGATCTCAGAGAAAATTATTCGTCTGTTGGACGAGAGCAAAATTTACCGCGACCTCGCCTACGAAAAACCACCCTCGGAGGATGAGGTCGAGGTTTTCATCGAAGATTTTGACGGCTATCTGTGCGAGATAAAAGAATCCCAGATCAGGGACGGCCTCCACATTCTGGGCGCCCTTCCCGATGAAACCAGTTTGATCGATCTACTCGTTTCTTTGGTTAGGCTCGATCAGGCTGGCGTTCGTGGACTTCCCGCCGCCATCGCCGAGGATCTTGGCTTTGACCATGATGAGCTCGCCGCCAATCCGGCGCAAAAAGTCGACCATCCCCTCTGCCGGACGGCGGGGGATCTGATTGAATATTTTGAGTTGCAGGCCAAGGTGGCGGTGAAGGAAAACCGCCCGGCGGGGCCGCGCTCGAAAAAAACGCTGGCCTATCTCAACGATGATATCCGCCCGCGTCTTGAACAGGTGCCCGATGAGATCACCAACATTCTTGTCGGACTCGATGGCCGCTTTGTTCCGGCGGGCCCGAGCGGCGCCCCAACACGAGGGATGGCGAACATCCTGCCCACCGGGCGAAATTTCTATTCGGTCGATATCCGGGCAATTCCCAGCCAGACCGCCTGCGAGGTGGGCCGACGCGCCGCCGAGGGGGTGCTGGAAAAATATCTTAATGAGACCGGAGAATATCCCCGGTCTATCGGCATGGTCGTCTGGGGCACCTCGAACATGCGGACAAGCGGGGACGATATTGGAGAGATTCTTCACCTCATGGGGATGCGCCCGGTTTGGCAGGGCATCAACCGGCGCGTCATCGGGATCGAGGTTATCCCCCTAGAAGAACTCGGGCGGCCCCGCATCGATGTGCTGGTCCGCATCAGCGGATTTTTCCGGGATGCATTTCCGAACGTTGTCGAGATGATTGACGAGGCGGTGCAAACCGTCGCCGCACTCGATGAGCCGCATGAGATGAACTTTATCAAAGCGAACATCGCCGAGGAAATAGCGGGCGGCAAAGATGCGAAAAGCGCTGCTTGGCGCGTGTTCGGGAGCAAACCGGGCAGCTACGGGGCGGGGCTGCTTAACTTGATTGATGAGCGCAACTGGACGACCGACAAAGATTTGGCTGACGTTTACGTCGCCTGGGGCGGCTATGCCTACGGTTTGAATACACCCGGTGTTGAGGCTTTCGGGAGCTTCCGGAAGCGGCTCTCGGGTGTGAGTGTCGCTGTCCAGAACCAGGACAACCGCGAGCACGACATCTTCGACAGCGACGATTATTTCCAGTTCCACGGGGGGATGATCGCCTCGGTCCGCGCCATAACCGGAAAAAATCCGAAAGCCTACTTCGGCGACACCTCAAAGCCCGACCGGGTGAAGGTCCGCGATCTGAGGGAAGAGGTCGTCCGCGTCTTCCGCTCCCGGGTGGTGAACCCCAAGTGGATTGAATCCATCAAGAAACACGGCTACCGAGGGGCCTTCGAGCTCGCTGCGACGGTGGACTATCTTTTCGGCTACGACGTGACGGCTCACGTCATCGAGCCCCACATGTATGAAAAAGTGACTGAAGCCTATATTCTTGACGAGGACACGAGACAGTTCCTTGAAGAGAAAAACCCGTGGGCGCTTCGGGGCATGGTGGAGCGACTATTAGAGGCCCAAGAGCGCGGCTATTGGGAATCTCCGCCTGCGGAGATCGTCGAGCAACTCAAGCAAATCTATCTTGAAAACGAAGCTGGGCTGGAGGTTATGGACTGA
- the cobO gene encoding cob(I)yrinic acid a,c-diamide adenosyltransferase: protein MSEEYKDKAERIKKSYEKRQAAATEEKGLIIVHTGSGKGKSTAAFGMCLRAIHHGLKVGVVQYVKGPIASGEVEIFKSFGEAVEWHRMGEGFSWITQDEELDKKAAEQAWEKSQELMARPEIGMVILDEINVAVRRGQLPLDAVLEALREKREMLHVVLTGRGAKPELEEMADLVTEMRMVKHPYRAGIKAQKGIEF from the coding sequence ATGAGCGAGGAATATAAAGATAAAGCCGAGCGCATCAAAAAATCGTATGAAAAGCGGCAGGCTGCAGCCACCGAGGAAAAGGGCCTGATCATCGTCCATACGGGCTCGGGCAAAGGAAAGAGCACCGCCGCCTTCGGCATGTGCCTTCGGGCGATTCACCACGGCCTAAAAGTCGGCGTCGTCCAGTATGTGAAGGGCCCCATCGCCTCGGGCGAGGTCGAGATCTTCAAGTCTTTTGGCGAGGCCGTCGAGTGGCACCGCATGGGCGAGGGCTTTAGCTGGATAACCCAAGATGAGGAACTCGACAAAAAAGCAGCTGAGCAGGCCTGGGAGAAATCTCAAGAGCTCATGGCGCGGCCCGAAATTGGGATGGTCATCCTCGATGAGATAAACGTGGCCGTCCGCCGGGGCCAGCTTCCACTCGACGCGGTTCTTGAGGCGCTCCGGGAAAAACGAGAGATGCTCCACGTCGTGCTCACTGGGCGCGGAGCAAAGCCCGAGCTTGAGGAGATGGCTGACCTCGTAACCGAGATGAGGATGGTCAAACATCCCTACCGCGCTGGCATCAAGGCGCAAAAGGGCATCGAGTTTTAA
- a CDS encoding pyridoxal phosphate-dependent class II aminotransferase produces MKRAHGGASDKSVLDFSSNVNPLGPPDGVLRVLAQSGELVFAYPVPDADEFCQAVARHLSVPRECILAGNGATDLIYLITRLLSGGRARVITPAFTEYEDACEAAEIPVNDGDHDVTFLANPTSPAGQLFSAEEILENPGPLIVDESFIDFAGEEFSLASKAASDPRLIVLRSLTKFYAIPGLRLGYIVAPPETVLRLKSLQPPWSVNALAIAAGVAALEDHNYAERTRKLVPELRENLSSSLKSLDLAPMASAVNFILCRVPDAALLCRELLEFGIAARNCDSFTGLEKNRFVRFAVRGHEDNTRLLAALKEIVETCRITR; encoded by the coding sequence ATGAAAAGAGCGCATGGGGGCGCATCGGACAAATCCGTTCTCGATTTCAGCTCGAACGTCAATCCGCTCGGCCCGCCCGATGGTGTGCTCCGCGTTTTGGCCCAGAGTGGCGAGCTGGTTTTCGCCTACCCTGTCCCCGATGCCGATGAGTTTTGCCAAGCCGTCGCCCGGCATCTCAGTGTTCCAAGAGAATGTATTCTCGCTGGCAACGGCGCGACAGACCTTATATACCTCATCACCCGCCTCCTCTCAGGGGGCCGTGCCCGCGTCATTACCCCCGCCTTCACGGAATATGAAGACGCCTGCGAGGCGGCGGAGATTCCAGTGAACGATGGCGACCACGATGTTACCTTCCTCGCCAACCCGACCAGTCCGGCGGGCCAGCTTTTTTCGGCAGAGGAAATCCTCGAAAATCCTGGGCCGCTTATCGTCGATGAATCGTTCATCGATTTTGCAGGCGAGGAATTCTCGCTGGCCAGCAAAGCCGCCTCCGACCCGCGTCTCATCGTCCTTCGCTCTCTCACGAAATTCTACGCCATCCCCGGCCTTCGGCTCGGCTATATCGTCGCCCCGCCAGAAACCGTCTTGCGCCTCAAGAGCCTGCAACCTCCCTGGAGCGTTAACGCCCTGGCCATCGCGGCGGGAGTCGCCGCCCTTGAGGACCATAACTATGCCGAACGCACCCGAAAGCTCGTGCCCGAGTTACGGGAGAATTTGTCGAGCAGTCTTAAATCTCTGGACCTTGCGCCCATGGCCTCGGCTGTAAATTTCATTCTCTGCCGTGTGCCAGACGCCGCTCTCCTCTGCCGGGAGCTTTTGGAATTCGGCATCGCCGCGAGGAACTGCGACTCGTTCACCGGCTTGGAGAAAAACCGCTTCGTGCGCTTCGCCGTGCGAGGCCACGAGGACAACACGCGCCTCCTTGCCGCCTTGAAAGAGATAGTGGAAACATGCCGAATCACGCGCTGA
- a CDS encoding VWA domain-containing protein → MHYPFVAIVGQEDMRLALILNGINPQIGGVLISGVKGSGKSSASRGLADLLPPIRANTSCAFLCAEGVRCDNCADVNIEEIPTPFVSLPLGATEDRVLGTIDLEKAIRDGEKSFDPGLLARVNGGVLYVDEVNLLPDHLVDILLDAAVSGVNLVEREGISVHHPARFILIGTMNPDEGELRPQLLDRFGLSVGIHNLADPVARSEVVARAIDFESAPEKFIEKWTSDQNALGERIAQARRILPEVVIADNIAAGISELCCREHVEGMRADIVIRKSAMTHAAWEGRSAVTQADVERVMEFALAHRRNNPPEPPPPPPPPRPKDRGESQSENSPENSSENSPESPDPPREDSLSQLEAQPEGPVSIPHTEARIASHRYTPGGRAGRERPGTRQGPYVRAGAPQGKATDLALDATLRAAAIRSAAKNRDKKNGFDSASLSISPEDFRVKIHKPPHRRLFLFVLDASRSMGARRRMEVTKGMLLGLLDEAYQKRDEVGLIVMQGAGANLVLPPTRSVRRVQAQVRDLPVGGRTPLAHGLRLARETLVQSERRQPGVSPSLILVSDGRPTLGIGDIPPIQAAERELAIFSQSRTDLLLVDTEAGQVRLGMMPEWGRRWNFSCAALDELRPGSVRRLLNAA, encoded by the coding sequence ATGCACTACCCGTTCGTCGCCATCGTGGGGCAAGAAGACATGAGGCTCGCCCTCATCCTCAACGGCATTAACCCCCAGATTGGAGGGGTGCTCATCTCGGGGGTGAAGGGCTCGGGTAAATCGAGCGCCTCACGGGGGCTGGCAGATCTGCTTCCGCCCATCCGCGCGAACACAAGTTGTGCATTTTTATGCGCCGAGGGTGTGCGTTGCGATAACTGCGCTGATGTGAACATCGAGGAGATCCCCACGCCCTTCGTCTCCCTTCCTCTCGGGGCCACCGAGGATCGCGTCCTTGGCACCATCGATTTGGAAAAAGCCATCCGCGATGGCGAAAAGAGCTTTGACCCCGGTCTACTGGCGCGGGTGAACGGCGGGGTTCTCTATGTGGACGAGGTGAATCTGCTACCCGATCATCTGGTGGACATCCTCCTCGACGCGGCTGTGAGCGGGGTGAACCTTGTCGAGCGCGAGGGCATCTCGGTGCACCACCCGGCGCGGTTTATTCTCATCGGGACGATGAACCCCGATGAGGGAGAGCTTCGCCCGCAGCTTCTCGACCGATTTGGCCTCTCGGTGGGGATTCACAATCTCGCTGACCCGGTGGCGCGAAGCGAGGTCGTGGCCCGGGCGATAGATTTTGAGTCTGCCCCAGAGAAATTCATAGAGAAATGGACAAGCGATCAAAATGCGCTAGGGGAGCGTATTGCACAGGCAAGGAGAATCCTTCCGGAAGTCGTTATTGCCGACAATATCGCGGCAGGGATATCCGAGCTTTGCTGCCGCGAGCATGTCGAGGGGATGCGGGCCGACATTGTAATCAGAAAAAGCGCGATGACCCATGCCGCATGGGAGGGCCGCTCTGCCGTCACCCAAGCTGATGTCGAGCGGGTCATGGAGTTCGCGCTGGCCCACCGCAGAAACAATCCGCCCGAGCCGCCGCCCCCGCCTCCTCCGCCCAGACCCAAGGATCGAGGAGAGAGCCAATCTGAGAACTCGCCCGAGAATTCATCCGAAAACTCGCCCGAGAGCCCGGACCCTCCTAGAGAGGACAGCCTCAGCCAGCTTGAGGCGCAGCCCGAGGGACCTGTTAGCATTCCGCACACGGAGGCCCGAATTGCGTCCCATCGCTATACGCCGGGCGGGCGCGCAGGCCGCGAGCGCCCAGGCACCAGACAAGGGCCCTATGTCCGCGCAGGCGCTCCACAAGGCAAAGCCACTGATCTGGCACTCGATGCCACCCTTCGCGCCGCCGCCATCCGGAGCGCGGCTAAAAACAGGGACAAGAAAAACGGCTTTGACAGCGCCTCTCTCTCAATTTCTCCTGAGGATTTCAGGGTAAAAATTCATAAGCCGCCCCATCGACGCCTTTTCCTGTTCGTCCTCGACGCCAGCCGCTCGATGGGCGCTCGCCGCCGGATGGAGGTGACCAAGGGGATGCTGCTCGGATTGCTCGATGAGGCGTATCAAAAGAGGGACGAGGTGGGCCTCATCGTCATGCAGGGCGCGGGGGCCAATCTCGTTTTGCCGCCTACCCGCAGCGTGCGCAGGGTCCAGGCCCAGGTGCGCGATTTGCCCGTTGGCGGAAGAACACCGCTTGCGCACGGCCTCAGGCTCGCCCGCGAGACGCTCGTACAATCAGAGCGACGCCAGCCAGGGGTATCCCCCTCGCTCATCCTCGTCTCGGACGGTCGCCCAACGCTTGGGATCGGCGACATCCCTCCAATACAGGCGGCCGAGCGCGAGCTTGCGATATTTAGTCAATCGAGGACAGACCTTCTCCTCGTCGATACCGAGGCGGGGCAAGTGCGCCTGGGCATGATGCCGGAGTGGGGGCGCAGGTGGAATTTTTCATGTGCCGCCCTCGATGAACTCCGGCCCGGAAGCGTCCGGCGGCTACTTAACGCCGCCTAG
- the cobD gene encoding cobalamin biosynthesis protein CobD produces the protein MDELVFLIAIAFALDFALGDPRWMPHPTRLIGGAAAALEGTLTRALGRGRSSGTCLTTIIVGGAWLTAWEIIELGSYIDHRLGWALTIYLLYTTIAARDMDRHASHIFSALRVGNLEEARTSLAMIVGRDTKNLDEPEIVRASVESVAEGAVDGVLAPLFFAILGGAPLAMAYRAANTLDSMVGYRSENYLEFGWASARLDDLLNYVPARLARLLYPAAALVCGMRVLDSWRVSLRDGQKSPSPNAAISEAALAGALGVQLGGVNIYQGVAEERPRIGDPHREPAPGDIPRAVLWMYASSVTGLVFFAGIKTLIGAITT, from the coding sequence ATGGATGAGCTCGTCTTTTTGATAGCCATCGCCTTTGCCCTCGACTTCGCCCTGGGCGATCCGCGCTGGATGCCCCATCCAACTCGTCTCATCGGAGGGGCCGCCGCCGCGCTTGAGGGCACCCTCACCCGTGCTCTGGGCAGGGGCCGCTCGTCTGGCACATGTCTCACAACTATCATCGTGGGAGGAGCTTGGCTCACAGCGTGGGAAATCATCGAGCTGGGCAGCTACATCGACCATCGCCTCGGCTGGGCGCTAACGATTTATCTTCTCTATACAACGATTGCCGCACGCGACATGGACCGCCACGCAAGCCACATATTTAGTGCCTTGAGGGTAGGGAACCTGGAGGAGGCGCGTACAAGCCTCGCCATGATCGTCGGGCGCGACACCAAGAATCTCGACGAGCCTGAAATAGTCCGCGCCTCGGTAGAGTCGGTTGCCGAGGGCGCAGTCGATGGCGTCCTCGCTCCTTTATTTTTTGCGATCCTGGGCGGCGCCCCCTTGGCGATGGCCTACCGGGCCGCCAATACCCTCGATTCGATGGTCGGCTACCGCTCGGAAAATTATCTTGAATTCGGTTGGGCCTCGGCCCGGCTTGATGATCTGCTTAACTACGTACCAGCGAGGCTGGCCCGCCTTCTTTATCCGGCGGCGGCCCTCGTCTGCGGAATGCGAGTGCTCGATAGCTGGCGCGTCTCACTGCGAGACGGCCAAAAGAGCCCGAGCCCGAACGCCGCGATTAGCGAGGCCGCCCTTGCTGGGGCGCTGGGCGTCCAGCTCGGGGGCGTGAACATCTATCAGGGGGTAGCAGAGGAGCGACCTCGCATCGGCGACCCACACCGCGAGCCTGCGCCCGGCGACATCCCCCGCGCCGTCTTGTGGATGTACGCCTCATCCGTAACCGGGCTCGTTTTTTTCGCCGGAATCAAAACCTTGATCGGGGCCATCACCACTTAA
- the bluB gene encoding 5,6-dimethylbenzimidazole synthase yields the protein MNIYEAIYARRDIRRFRSDPMPDDVLHRILDAAHHAPSVGFMQPWNFILIREKATRQRVKTMFERENARAAKNYSGERRALYKSLKLEGILESPLNVCVTCDRRRGGKVLGRNTIIDTDLFSTCLAVQNLWLAARAEGVGVGWVSILDNEELSEILELPEEVVPVAYLCMGYPEKFAEAPLLETVGWQDRLPLEEVVFKERYGNLAAKGEKQNG from the coding sequence ATGAATATCTACGAGGCGATTTATGCAAGACGCGATATTCGGCGATTTCGCTCGGACCCCATGCCGGATGATGTTCTTCACCGAATTCTTGATGCGGCGCACCACGCCCCCTCCGTCGGCTTCATGCAGCCGTGGAATTTTATTCTCATCCGGGAAAAGGCGACTCGACAGCGCGTCAAAACCATGTTCGAGCGGGAAAACGCGCGGGCCGCAAAAAATTATTCTGGCGAGCGGCGCGCGCTTTATAAATCGCTCAAACTTGAGGGCATTCTCGAATCGCCCCTCAACGTATGCGTCACCTGCGATCGCCGCCGGGGCGGCAAGGTGCTGGGCCGCAACACCATCATCGACACCGATTTGTTCAGCACCTGCCTCGCCGTTCAAAACCTGTGGCTCGCCGCAAGAGCCGAGGGCGTGGGTGTTGGTTGGGTGAGCATTCTCGACAACGAGGAGCTCTCGGAAATCTTAGAGCTTCCCGAAGAGGTGGTACCCGTGGCCTATCTCTGCATGGGATACCCCGAAAAATTCGCCGAGGCGCCGCTGCTCGAAACTGTCGGCTGGCAAGACCGCCTGCCGCTTGAAGAAGTCGTTTTCAAAGAGCGCTACGGCAATCTTGCGGCAAAAGGAGAGAAGCAAAATGGATGA